The stretch of DNA GACGAAAAAACCAAAAAAATAAAAGAATATATCGACTATTATACAAAGGTTTCTGTTGAGGGTAAAGATGGCAAATATGTTGATACAGAATGAGAAAAAAGCAAGGCTTCAAACTTAGAAGCAGCAAAAAAAGCGATAGTTGCTATGGATTTAACATTAGAAGATGAAATGTTTTATCAATATGACAAGTTAATTAAATTTGCAATAGCAGCAAAAAAACTATATCCAAATGATTTATCAAAACCAATTATTGGTATCGACTCACTAGCATCTGTTGTTAACGTTATGAATGCAGCAATTTCTAAAGGTGTTAAAGCTGATCAATACATAAATCCTTCTTCACAACATGAACTTACAGGTGGATATGATTATGAATCATTTAAACAATCTGGAACTAAACAAAATACTTTATTAAAAGAAATTTTAAGTGTTGTTTATAAAGGAATTGAAACAGGTGCTGTTTGAATCGGTGGTGGCGGAGCATATGGTTCTAACCTATTAACCAAACATAACATGGCAATTAGTATTGGTTCAACCGCAGGTTATGACTTTACATACATTAAAGACTCAACACAAACAACAAACTATATTATTGATCCGCAAAACACAATTCAATCTCCATATGAATTAAAGGCTAAGAGCAAAACAGATAATGATGGTGTTTCTTTATTAATAAAATCTGGTAAATATGAAAATAAAATTTTCTCAAGAAATTTACCAGAGGGTGTTAAACCAGGAAAATATGACAAACAATTTAAATCTTCCGAAGCAGAAAATAAGGTTAATGATGCATTTAATAAACATCAAAATTGAAAATTAATTGATGCTGATTTTGATGGTACAAACATAATTCTTTCTAAAGATAAAAAGATTAAATTATCTGATGATCAAAAATCTAAAGTAGTTGCCTTAGGTGAAATTTTTGCAAATGATAGTAAAAAATACACCTTCATTTCAAACGACCTAGTAAAAGAAGAAAAATTAACATCAGAAAAACTTTTAAATAAAGAAGATGCTGATTGAATTAGTACTCCATTAGTAAAAAGTTCAGCAGATAAAAAATCAGTATTTATTCAAGGACCTTCATTAGTTTTAATTCATGCTAATGACAGAGAAGATAAAGCAACCAAATTATTTGTTGAATGAGTATTTAAACACAATATTCCTTCATTACAAATTAAAAACAAAGGTAAAACTCAAAACTTTACTAATACAAAAGCTATTGATGCATTCAACCTATTTGGTAACTATATTTCACCAACAGGAACATATTTTAAACAAACAACTGATGATTTAAAAGATAAACTAAATCCTTCTCTTCTAATTGCATTTGATAACTTTAAGAAAATTCAAACAGATCCAGAAAATTATCAAGCAGCAGAAGATGTGTCATCTTCATCTTCAGATAAATTAAGAGATGCTATTGGTGCTGCTGGTAGATTCTTAACAGGACAAGTATCAAGTAAAAAACCAGTTAAATTTGATGATTTCTTAAATAAAATTATTAATTTATTTATATAGTATTAAAAAAAATGACACAAACAAAATCTTGATTTTTGTGTTGTTTTTTAACAAAGGAAAAAATGAAAAAATTATCACTGCTTTTATCAGCACCTATAATTTCTTTACCCTTAGTTGCAATTTCATGTTCAAAAAATTATGATGATATCAAATTAAATAATACATTTACTTTCGATATTAAAGATTATGAACAAATTGGAAAAATCTTTGATTCTTCTTTTGAAACAGAAATTATTAAGGATTTAGAAACACGAGAAACAGAAAAAATAATAACAACATTGTGAGAAAGATTTGCTGGCGTTGATGCAACAATTACAAGAGTATTTGATGGTGATACTGTCGAAGTTTCGGTTGTTAATAATCTAACTGAAAAAACCAGTTTTGCTAAAGGTGAACTAGTTAAGATTAGAATACCCTTAATTGATACTTTAGAACAAAATACTGAAGGTGTTACTGAAAGAGAAAAGAAACTTTCTAATTTAGATAGTAAATTTGTTGAAACAATTTTAAGACCAGGAACTAAAGTTAGACTACTTTCTGACAACTGAACTAATGGATCGTATAATCGTAAAGTCGCTTATCTTTTCTTCGGTGAAAATTATCACAAAAACTTTAGTATTGAAATGTTATCTAATGGATGAACCTTACCAAGAATTAGTCAAACTGATTTTAAGACATTCAAAATTGATTACAATAATGTTGAAAAAACTACAGTCTTATCATATTTATTACCTTATGTAGCAAGAGCGTTTAATGACGGCTACATGAATAAAAAAGGATTTTATGTTGAAGAAGGGGTTAATATTACTTTAAGTGGAACACCAACAAATATAAAATTTAACTTACCAATGGATTTATCAAAAGAATATATAGCTCATGGTTCGACTTTAATGAGTGATGCTTATCAATTTTTACATCCACACAATATTGATAAAAAGAATAGGGCAAAATTTGTTAATCCAGAAAATAATATTTTTGAATTTTTAATAACACAAAAAAAATAATACAAATAAGGAAAAGGGATGAAAAAAACAAATAATGAATTAAAACAAAATAGCATTCATAGTTTTTCAAAAGAGCGCTATCAAGCTAAAAAGTTAGTACCCGCTATTGAAGTCAAAGATTTAGTAATTGACTTTGGTGAATCTCTAGCTGTAGATAATGCTTCTTTTGCAATCAAAAAAGGAGAGCTAGTTACATTATTAGGACCATCTGGTTCTGGTAAAACTACAACTCTTAATGCTATTTCTGGTTTGTTACGTCCAACTAGCGGAAAATTATTTTTCTCTGGTGTTGATGTTACTAAGTTTTCACCTCAACAAAGAGAATTGGGATTAGTTTTCCAAAACTATGCATTATATCCTCATATGACAGTATATGACAATATTGCATTTCCATTAATGAACGACAAACACTGAAAAGAAGAAACTATTGAAAAATCAAAATTAGCACAACAAAAAATATTTGAATTAATTTTCAAACATTTTAAAGTATCAGAAGAAAAAATCTTAGATGCAAGAACAAAGTTATATCATACAATTGATAATCCAAAAGAAACAAGAAATTATTTAACTGAGTTAAAAACTGCTTATAACAATATAATTGACAACGAATTAAATAATTATAATTTCCTTGTAACAAAGAAAACCGCTCTTTTATCTAATTTAACTAAACAAGTTTTAAAAGATATCAAGAATGCAAAAAAAGAAACTGAGAATTTTATTTCTGACTATGAAATAGAAAAATTGCAAAAACTTTCAGATTTACAAGAACAAGCTGAAATCGCTGTTGCAAATAACAAAGAAAATGAACATTCTTTTTCAAATGCTAAAAAAGACTTACTTGCAAAATATTATTTATTAAAAGTTAACGCAAAGAAAAGTTTAAAAAAATCAATTTCTGATTTAAAAAATCAGTATGTTGAGAAATATAATTCAATCAAAAAAGAATACACACTAAAAGTTGCTGAAGCAAAAAAATCTTTAAATGATAAAATCGCCTTACAAAAGCAAGACCCCTTAAGACAACAAATTAAAGAAATAAAAGAGCGTATTAAAATCACAAAACAAGAAACTGAAAAAGTGTATTCATCTACTATTAATGAATTAATCACACCTATTTTTGAACAAAATAATATAAAGTCTAAGAATATTAAAAAAGCCCTAAATGATTTAATTCTTTTATTACCAGAAGATCTTCAAAAAGAAATCAAGATTTTAGGAAAAGATGTTTTAACAATTGAAGAGGCTATTGTTAGAGATGTTTTAGATGTTGCACAAAGAGTTGAAATTACAAAGAACTTAGGTAAAAGACCTACACAATTATCTGGTGGTCAACAACAACGTGTTGCTATCGCTAGAGCGATTGTTAAAAAACCAAAAATTCTTTTATTAGACGAGCCATTATCAAACTTGGATGCCAAATTACGTATTTCAACAAGAAAATGAATACGTTCAATTCAACAAGAATTAGGAATTACAACAGTTTTTGTTACTCACGACCAGGAAGAAGCTATGTCAATTAGTGATAGAATTATCTGTATGTCAACTGCAAAAGTTCAACAAATTGGTGCGCCAATGGAACTTTATTTAACACCTAAAAATGAGTTTGTTGCCAAATTCTTAGGTATGCCAGAAATGACAATTTTTGAAACACCTGTTAAAGATGGATATATTTATTATGCAGGTAAAAAATTAACAAAAGCACCAGAAAACTATAATAAAGAAACAATTGACTTAGGATTCCGTGGTGAATCTTTAGTAGAAGATGAAAAAGGAATTATTAATGGAGATATTAGATTAGTTGAATACCTTGGAAAAGAGATTCAAGCTCAAATTTATATTAAAGATATCGACAGAATTGCCAATGTTTTCTTAGGTGCTAAAACTAAATACGAAATTGGGGAAAACGTTAAGTTACGTATTAAAAGAGAAGAACTTTACCACTTATTTGATGTAGATTCAAAGGAAAGAATTTAATGAATACATACTTTTGAAGAAAATACCGTATTAAGAAAACAGGAGAAGCATTAAGTATTTTAA from Mycoplasmopsis arginini encodes:
- a CDS encoding P68 family surface lipoprotein, which translates into the protein MKKSNKILLSISGFSAVSLPLVAVSCGGSARFDQTDDGKLKIATGFSENNDQGVALKAIIGAYNDWLNAGTSEEQLEKINKGYLPIEIHFQPNGYSTGTLTTKLGAKEQSDFWNIMVNYPTAASILAQNDMNLSLSNETYESLDIAPAFKNVNDEIGGNLEKKEKWVVPFSRSSEMQSVNKVLLGKLLKELKEIQGVKFGTDEKTKKIKEYIDYYTKVSVEGKDGKYVDTEWEKSKASNLEAAKKAIVAMDLTLEDEMFYQYDKLIKFAIAAKKLYPNDLSKPIIGIDSLASVVNVMNAAISKGVKADQYINPSSQHELTGGYDYESFKQSGTKQNTLLKEILSVVYKGIETGAVWIGGGGAYGSNLLTKHNMAISIGSTAGYDFTYIKDSTQTTNYIIDPQNTIQSPYELKAKSKTDNDGVSLLIKSGKYENKIFSRNLPEGVKPGKYDKQFKSSEAENKVNDAFNKHQNWKLIDADFDGTNIILSKDKKIKLSDDQKSKVVALGEIFANDSKKYTFISNDLVKEEKLTSEKLLNKEDADWISTPLVKSSADKKSVFIQGPSLVLIHANDREDKATKLFVEWVFKHNIPSLQIKNKGKTQNFTNTKAIDAFNLFGNYISPTGTYFKQTTDDLKDKLNPSLLIAFDNFKKIQTDPENYQAAEDVSSSSSDKLRDAIGAAGRFLTGQVSSKKPVKFDDFLNKIINLFI
- a CDS encoding thermonuclease family protein, which codes for MKKLSLLLSAPIISLPLVAISCSKNYDDIKLNNTFTFDIKDYEQIGKIFDSSFETEIIKDLETRETEKIITTLWERFAGVDATITRVFDGDTVEVSVVNNLTEKTSFAKGELVKIRIPLIDTLEQNTEGVTEREKKLSNLDSKFVETILRPGTKVRLLSDNWTNGSYNRKVAYLFFGENYHKNFSIEMLSNGWTLPRISQTDFKTFKIDYNNVEKTTVLSYLLPYVARAFNDGYMNKKGFYVEEGVNITLSGTPTNIKFNLPMDLSKEYIAHGSTLMSDAYQFLHPHNIDKKNRAKFVNPENNIFEFLITQKK
- a CDS encoding ATP-binding cassette domain-containing protein; its protein translation is MKKTNNELKQNSIHSFSKERYQAKKLVPAIEVKDLVIDFGESLAVDNASFAIKKGELVTLLGPSGSGKTTTLNAISGLLRPTSGKLFFSGVDVTKFSPQQRELGLVFQNYALYPHMTVYDNIAFPLMNDKHWKEETIEKSKLAQQKIFELIFKHFKVSEEKILDARTKLYHTIDNPKETRNYLTELKTAYNNIIDNELNNYNFLVTKKTALLSNLTKQVLKDIKNAKKETENFISDYEIEKLQKLSDLQEQAEIAVANNKENEHSFSNAKKDLLAKYYLLKVNAKKSLKKSISDLKNQYVEKYNSIKKEYTLKVAEAKKSLNDKIALQKQDPLRQQIKEIKERIKITKQETEKVYSSTINELITPIFEQNNIKSKNIKKALNDLILLLPEDLQKEIKILGKDVLTIEEAIVRDVLDVAQRVEITKNLGKRPTQLSGGQQQRVAIARAIVKKPKILLLDEPLSNLDAKLRISTRKWIRSIQQELGITTVFVTHDQEEAMSISDRIICMSTAKVQQIGAPMELYLTPKNEFVAKFLGMPEMTIFETPVKDGYIYYAGKKLTKAPENYNKETIDLGFRGESLVEDEKGIINGDIRLVEYLGKEIQAQIYIKDIDRIANVFLGAKTKYEIGENVKLRIKREELYHLFDVDSKERI